GGTCGTCTCCGCGATCCGCGCCGTAACCCGGGGCGGCAGCTACTTCAGCCCGGCGGTGGCACGCGAGATCGTGCAACAATTGCGCGCCCCAAAATCGGCGGGCGACGAGCCCTTCACTCTGCTCTCCGGGCGTGAGCGCGAAGTTCTGCACTTGATTGCCGAAGGCCTCTCGGCCAAAGAAGTTGCAACGGAGCTCAATATCAGCACGAAGACCGTTGAAGCTCATCGCACCAGCCTGATGCGAAAGCTCGGTGTGCGAAAGGCCACCGAACTCGTGCGCTACGCCCTGCGCCACGGTTTGATCGAACCCTGATCTTCCGTCTTCACCAAGCGCTTCACCAAGCCCTCCACCAAACCCTTATCCCGAGCGGTCGAGCACTGCCAGGGCTTCGACGTGGGGCGTCTGCGGAAACAGATCCAGACCCGCGAGACGCGAGAGTTGGTAGCGCGGGCGCTCACTCCCGGGATCGCTGCAAATGATTTTCAGATCCCGGGCCAAGGTTGCGGGATCGCAACTCACGTAGGCAATTCGCGACGCTCCCAGCGCGGCCAGTTGTTCGGCGGCTCCGCGCGCCAGTCCGGCACGAGGCGGGTCGAGCAATACGACGTCGGGTTTGCTACCCGCCATTTTTGCGAGTGCAGTTTCGACCCGCGCCGTTCGCACCTCTACCCCGGTAAGTCCGGCACTGGCGAGGTTGCGCGCGAGATCCCCGGTCGCCGTCGAATCGGATTCAATGGCAATCACGTGCTTGAAAAGTTGCGCCAGACCCAGCGTGAAGAAACCCGCGCCAGCAAACAACTCCAACAACTCTTCACCAGGTACACCGCTTACGGCTTCGGCTACGAGCGAATACAGAACTTCGAAAAGAAGTGGGTTGCCCTGGGCGAAAACCCCGGGCGAAATGCCGATGCGCGCGCCCCCCGCTTCGATTTCGATACGCGTGTCTGACACCGGGACCTCGATCGCGTGCTCAGCCAACGCCGTCGTGCGCACCTGCCCATCGGCTCCAAGGGCCAGCTCCCATTCGCAAGTGTCCGATGCGACGGCGACCTCGGTGTCGGTGCTTTTGATGTCGGTGATGTAGGTCGGAATCCTGGATCCCAGTGCAGCGAGTTCTACTTCGAGTTCGGGCATCAGCACTGGACACGCGGTTATGGGTTCGATCTCGTGATCTCGAAAGCGTCGATACCCGATCTTCCCCGGCGCGCTCAACAGGCGTGTTCGACCGCGATAGCCATAGGCCTTGGGAGAGGCGATGAACTGGATCGGCGGCAGATCACGAAATTTTCCGATTCGCTCGAGCGCGTCGCTCAGGATCTGGCGCTTGGATCGAACCTGAGCGGAGTACGAGACGTGTTGCCATGCGCAGCCGCCGCATTCACCAAATACCGGGCACTCGGGTTCGACCCGGTCGGGGCTCGCCTGCAGAATCTCGACAGCATGGGCCCTGACGAATCGTCCACCGGTATCGAGCGCCGCGATGCGAACGCGATCTCCTGGAACCGTGAAGCGCGCAAATACCACCCGGCCGTCGGCCAGATGCCCCACACCGTCCCCCCCAGCAGCCAGGGAGTCGATTGACACTTCCTCGTCTATGGCTTCGCCGCTGGCGTTGGCTGCGTCTGTGACCCTGCTCGGACCCTGTTGAATTTTGGGTCGCCGCGAGTGGGGTTTTGATCGCCCTCGCCGCCGTTGACTCACTGCGCGTCCAAATGCGTGGGAAGTTCCTCTTGCTCGTCCTGCTGAGCGACTGTCTCGTGCGACACGACAGGTCGGATGCGAATTGCGACGGAATTTGAAGAGCGCACGGAACCCCAAATGCGATCTGCCAACCCGTACTTCTGCGCCATCGCCCGATTGAGCAGGGCCTGGAGCTTCAGGTCGTGTTCCACCTCGGTCTCAATTTCGATCATCCGGCCTTCGCGCTCCAGATACGACCGATCGCTGGACTCGAGTCGGGCCAGCCAGTTGACCCTTGGACTGGCCGCACGAAAGTAGATCTCGCCCTCGACCTCGGCGATCCAAAGATCGGTATCGCGTTCTTGCCCTTCGGCGTCTCGGGTCGTGAGTCGGACGACTTCTCCCTTGTCGGGAATGGTCACCGCGAACAAGATTGCAGCCGTCAAGCAGCCCACGGCCAACATGCCACCGCGCACCGGAAACGATTCACTTACCGGCACTCCATTTCTCCATGACTGCATTTGGCGAAAAAGCGCTCGCGGCGGAGCCGCGGTCGTCGCTGGACCTCAGGTCGAAGCTGACTTGTCGCCAAATTTCGAATCGTCATCCGCGGTTTTCTGGATCACGCGGAGTCGGGTGATCCGACTGCCGGAAACGTCAATACATATCAGTTCGTACCCGGACAACTCGACACTCTCGCCGCGCCGAGGACTTCGGCCCAAGGTATTGAAGAAGAGCCCCGCCAGGGTGTCTCCCTTTTCGGCGGTGATGCGCCAACTTGTCTCGCGATTGAAGTCCAATACCGAGACTCGTCCCAACACTTCGTAGCTTTCGTCGCCCAGCTTGCGAATGGTCAACAGTTCTTCGAAATCGAACTCGTCGCGAATCTCACCGACGATCTCTTCGAGGATGTCCTCCTGGGTGACCAACCCCAGGGTCACACCGAACTCATCCTTCACCAGCGCAACGTGACAGAACGATCGCTGCATATCGGCCAGCAGGCGCAGAATGGGTTTTCGCTCGGGCACCCGGAGAATCGGTTTGAGAATCCCTCGAACATCACCTCGCTCGTCGTTGACCAGCCGAATCACGTCCTTGAGGTGCGCAATTCCGAGAACGTGATCGATCGACTCCTCAAAAATTGGAACGCGGGTATAGCGCTCGTCGAGCACGCTTTCGAGCAGGGTTGCTGGAGGCGTGTCAACGGAAAAAGCGACGATCTCGGTGCGCTGCACCATGATCTCGGTCACGTCCATTTGCGCGGCGTCAGACGTGGCGCCGATGATCGCGAGCGGTGAGCCGAACTGGTCGCCTTCACGCGCCTCCCGGGCGAAACGCAGGACGCCTTCGGCGGAATGCCGGTCGGCTGCATCCCCCGATACGTGTGCGATGCGCTGCACAACGGGTTCGATGATGCGATCAAAGAGCGAGTGCACCGGACGCATCAACCCGTGAAAGATGTAGAGCGGCAAGCCGATCGTCCGCGCCACGATCACGGGGTGTTGTGCCGCCACGGCCTTGGGAAGGACTTCGCACAGAACCAGCACCAGGATCGTCATCACGACGGTCGAAATGACGATTCCGAGTTGGGGTCCGAAATGGCGAATCGAGAGCGCGGCAGCCGCCGACGCACCCAGGATATTGACGACGTTGTTTCCCAGTAGAATCGTAACCAGCAGACGAGACGACGAAGACAAGAGATCGCGCACGGCGACTGCAGCCGGACCCCGGGCCGATTCGATCTCCTTTTCGATCTCGTGGGAGCGCAGGCGGAACAGTGCAGTTTCGCTGCCGGAAAAGAAGGCAGAAATGACGATGCAGACCACGATGATGGTCAGATAGATCAGATCCGACACGAATGGCCCTCGAGGACTGACACACTAATGGTGATCGATGCGTGGGAGGCGATCAGAGCACACACCAAACGGCTTGGGGACGGATCCTCCGAGGCTATCGGAGAGGAAACAGAAGAGGCAACAGGACCCGGGCTCGTGCTGGACTCGCATTGTGGACTTGGCATGGCGCCTTTCGATCGTCCTTCTTTACTTTGCTTTACTTTGCAATCAGCCTTCGTTGTCCGTCGCTAAAACCAACCGTTACAGCAAACAAACGCTAACGCGACTCACCAATGCCGGCAACAATTCGACCCTACACGCAACACGAAGGCAATTCGCCAGTGGGAACCCTCCCCTGGCGGCCCGTTGAAAAACCCTTCGGTCGCCTGAGTTTCGAGAATTCCAAGCTACACGAGCTACGCACACAAGCTCGCTGACCCCGAACTCAGACAGTCGGCCCTACATCAAGACGATGGTGAACGGAACCCCATTCCTTCGAGCGTCTTGCGCAACTCG
This region of Myxococcales bacterium genomic DNA includes:
- a CDS encoding class I SAM-dependent RNA methyltransferase, whose protein sequence is MSIDSLAAGGDGVGHLADGRVVFARFTVPGDRVRIAALDTGGRFVRAHAVEILQASPDRVEPECPVFGECGGCAWQHVSYSAQVRSKRQILSDALERIGKFRDLPPIQFIASPKAYGYRGRTRLLSAPGKIGYRRFRDHEIEPITACPVLMPELEVELAALGSRIPTYITDIKSTDTEVAVASDTCEWELALGADGQVRTTALAEHAIEVPVSDTRIEIEAGGARIGISPGVFAQGNPLLFEVLYSLVAEAVSGVPGEELLELFAGAGFFTLGLAQLFKHVIAIESDSTATGDLARNLASAGLTGVEVRTARVETALAKMAGSKPDVVLLDPPRAGLARGAAEQLAALGASRIAYVSCDPATLARDLKIICSDPGSERPRYQLSRLAGLDLFPQTPHVEALAVLDRSG
- a CDS encoding HlyC/CorC family transporter; this encodes MSDLIYLTIIVVCIVISAFFSGSETALFRLRSHEIEKEIESARGPAAVAVRDLLSSSSRLLVTILLGNNVVNILGASAAAALSIRHFGPQLGIVISTVVMTILVLVLCEVLPKAVAAQHPVIVARTIGLPLYIFHGLMRPVHSLFDRIIEPVVQRIAHVSGDAADRHSAEGVLRFAREAREGDQFGSPLAIIGATSDAAQMDVTEIMVQRTEIVAFSVDTPPATLLESVLDERYTRVPIFEESIDHVLGIAHLKDVIRLVNDERGDVRGILKPILRVPERKPILRLLADMQRSFCHVALVKDEFGVTLGLVTQEDILEEIVGEIRDEFDFEELLTIRKLGDESYEVLGRVSVLDFNRETSWRITAEKGDTLAGLFFNTLGRSPRRGESVELSGYELICIDVSGSRITRLRVIQKTADDDSKFGDKSAST